CTCGTGTGATACTCGATTCAGGGACGAGAGCACCTCCTTCTCTTCCTAGACGTGTTTTTACCTCAACAAAAACAAGTTCTTTCCCTTTCTTTGCCACAATATCGATTTCTCCTAATCGTCGGCCAGAAGTATTACAATAATTTGTTTCAAGAATCGTGTATCCTTTATCCTTCAAGTATCGACAACCAAGTGATTCACCAAGCGATCCAGATTCTGATTGTACAAAAAATGTTCCCATACGTATGAGATTATTCTACCACGTTCAAAAATAATCAAGAAAGGAATCGATATTAATAGAAACCTTTCTTTTTATGACAAGAATCTTTCTGGGAGAGTTGGAGTTTTTTTGAGCACGGTGCCGTCGTTTCGACGGATCAAAAAAAGTCCATAAGAGAAGTTCAAACGCTTCGGTGAACGAATGACTCCCAGGAAGGTTGCTTGTTATAAAAAGAATCAACATCTATCTTCTCTATCTACGTCAGATGTAGATTATAATTACCCCGCATGCCGCGGGGTTTATTGTTTGTAGCTATGCTAAACGCATAGACAAACAATAAAAAAACGGCCTTTGAAGCCATTATAGTGTTTATTGATTGTACCCGGACGGATGAAATGTTGGTGTCCGGGCGTACGACGCCCAAATAGTAAAATCTTGGCTGTACGCCCGAACGTTGCATGTGCCAACAGGTATGTCGGTTATGTAGCTTCCGGGTGAGAAAGCATAATAATCCATTGATCATTCCTGTAGTTTGTGCTCATGCTATTTTCGCATTTGTCCTAACTGGCAAATACTTCTCCCTTCACCGTTCTCTGGCACGTAGCCTTTTGTTTTTTTTGAAAGAACGATTTTTTGTTTCTTTTTGTTTTTTTCCTGGGTTTTTATTTTTCAGGAAGAACAAATTTTGTTTTTATTTTGGTCCTCGTGTTAGGGCGAGGCGGTTTCGATACATTGTCGAAACACTTGAACAGTGATGGAGGTTTCATCCACAACAGATTATTGAGAAAGAAAAATCCACCACCGTTTGAGAACATCTGGTAAAGGAAAGATTGTCAAAGATCATCACTTACAAATTCATTATAGCAGAAAAATGGTCTTGGGTCAACGGAGAGAGACGTCTTTTCCTTTGTCGTCGGCATTCTTTCCCTTCTTTTCTTTTTCTTTTTTCTTTTTTCTTTTCTTCAAGAAAAAAAGAAGTCGCCGACTTTATTTTTCTTTTCTTTCAAGCCTTTATTTCACATTCTTATCAAGGATAGCTGTCAATGTATTTTTACTGGTTCCGATATACCAATGATTTTTCGTGATCGCATAATCCAGAGAGATATTTTTTTCAGTATCCACATTTGCATAGCGTATCGCAATCGGAGCAGTATTCATCGAAACACGAGAAGTATACACATTAGATTTAAAAGATGTAGATTGAGAAACAGTGATATTTGGTCCAAGGAGCAACATTCGTAAAGCGTACGGAAGTGTATTTTCACTCTTGGAAAGTAACGAGACAACAGCTGTCTGATTTTTCAAAAGCAAATCTAGACCAATACGTACTTTTCCTGCATCGTTATACATATAGAGTGAAAAAGATTCATCAATATTTGAAAGCAGTTCAGGATTCATTTCCAGCTTAAGAAGAAGTGCAAAACGACTAAATGCTAATTTATTATTATTTTGATCAGTGATAAGAAACTCGACTGGTTGTTCGATCGAAGCCTCGCTGATACGTGTCGATACAGAACGAAGCGTATTTCTGATGTCTTCGACAGATACTGTTTCGATATTAAGAGGAAGATAATTAGCGGTATTCAAAGCATAGGGAGACACCAGAGGAACAGTTTCTTCAACTACCGCTGGTACCACTTTCTCTTCGGATGTTTGCGTTGCTGACACAGAAGAAGTCGCTCTTACAACAATAAAATAATAAGCAATTCCACCACACGCAAGCAAAACAAGTAGAACGATTATTGCGATCCAGAGCACTTTTTTTCCTTTTGGAGCATCGAGTTCAATGTTCGTATCCGAAGTATTTGACACTCTCCCTATTTGTGTTTCTTGTGCTTGTTTGGGAGGTATTCCTGATTGTGGTTTTGGCGCTACCGCAAAAGGATTGACAAACTGTTCAGTATTAGCGGTTACTGGAATTGTTTCAGTTATTTTTGCGATATCTTGCTGAAAAGGATTCTTTGGTCGAGACTGTTGAGAAGGTAATGGAGCAGAAGTAGAAGCAGGAGTAATGGGCACCGGAACTGAATTATGTTCCTGAGCAATAGGAGAAGAAATATTGATGTGATTCTTCAGTGCATCAAGATCACTTTGCATTGTCCGAACTGCAGGCGTTTGATTTTTTGCATCAAGGAATGACATAGAAAAAATTTATTGCAGATAAAAGAAAGAGGAAGAGCATTCTTCCTCTTCATTATACCATCAAATATTTTTTTTGCACAAACTCTTTGCAAAAAATTTATTTTTCTTCAGCAGATTGATGAAGCGTTGCCTTGTGCGAAAGATTGATACGTCCTTGATTATCGATTTCTTTCACAAGAACAGGAATGATATCGCCAACATGCACAACATCTTCGACGTTTTCTACACGCTTATCAGAAAGTTCTGAAATATGAATGAGTCCTTCTTGGTTGGGTAATACTTCAGCAAAAGCTCCAAAATTCATAATACGTGTGATACGTGCCTGAAACAATTCTCCTGCTTTTACTTCACGAGTGATATTATTCACCCATTCTACCGCCTTGGCAGCACTTATTTCATCGGCTGAGGTAATAAATACTGATCCATCGTCTTCAATATCAATAGAAACACCTGTTTCATCGATAATCTGATTAATCATCTTGCCACCAGGTCCGATAACATCACGAATTTTTTCTGGATTGATATGAAGTGTGATAATACGTGGAGCGTACGGAGACATTACTTCTCGAGGGGCAGGAATCACTGCGAGCATTTTTTCGAGTATTTCGAGACGAGCAATTTTGGCTTGAGCGACAGCGACACGGAGTACGGCAGGTGTTAGTCCATCGATTTTCACATCCATCTGCATAGCAGTAATACCATCTTTCGTTCCTGCTACTTTGAAATCCATGTCTCCATAATGATCTTCGAGTCCCTGAATATCAGTAAGAATCTTGTAAGCACCGTCTTTTCCTGTGATGACACCCATAGCGATACCTGATACTGGCTTACGAATCGGTACACCCGCATCCATAAGTGACAGTGTCGAACCACAGGTCGAAGCCATGGAAGAAGATCCATTAGAAGCGAGTACTTCTGAAACCAAAATAATTGTATATGGGAATTCTTCACGAGAAGGAAGCACTGGAACAAGCGCTTTTTCTGCTAATGCTCCATGACCGATTTCACGACGTCCAGGTCCACGCATCGGACGTACTTCTCCGACTGAATAGGGAGGGAAATTATAGAAATGAATATAACGCTTCTTCTCATCTGTTCTCATGGTATCAACAACCATTTCATCACCAGGAGCACCAAGTGTTGTGACTGTAAGCGCTTGTGTTTCACCACGAGTAAAAAGTCCAGTACCATGTGTTCGAGGAAGAACACCTACTTTACACCATATAGGACGGATTTCTGTCAGCTTACGACCATCTGGACGCTTTTCTTCTTTGAGAACATTTTCGTGAACGATTTCATCAGCGACCTCATCAGAAATGAGACTGAGAAGTTCATCCATTGAACTCTGTTCTGGATAGGTTTCTTTGGCCCAGAGAGCCACCTTGGCAGAAATAGCAGACATTTTTTCTTCCATTGCTTGTTTTGGCAACAGATAGAGAGCTTCTCCCCATCCTTCTTTCAAAAAAGCTTCTTTCACAGCTGTTTCAAATTCCTCTGATCCACGGATGAGTGCTGGCTCTGATTTTATCTTGCCAGCTTCGATACGTACAGCATCGATAAACTCTGTAATTTTTTGAATAGCTATAAATCCAAATTCAAATGCTTCAATCATTTTGTCTTCGAGGATTTCATTGCCACCTGCTTCGATCATATTGATCTTTTCGTGTGTTCCTGAAAGAAGAAGATCGAGAGCGCTCGACTTCACTTCTTCCACAGTTGGATTGAGGATAAATGACCCATCAGAAGTAAGTCCAACACGTACAGCAGCAATCGGACCATTCCACGGAATGTTAGAAAGACTGAGTGCAACAGAGGCGGCAATCATCGCAACTGTATCATAGTTGTTCTCGCCATCATACGAAAGTGTTGTGAGGACTACTTGTACCTCGTTTCGCATACGACTGTCAAATAAAGGACGAATCGTGCGATCCACTGCTCGTCCAGAGAGAACGGAATCATCCGATGGACGGCCTTCACGCTTGATAAAACGAGATCCTTTGATCTTTCCTGCAGCGTAATAACGTTCTTCAAAATCTACCATGAGAGGGAAATATCCCGTAATTCTCGAGGCACCCTTGCTCATTGTGGCTGTTGCCATCATCACTGTATCGCCGTAGCTCACTGTGACAGCACCACCCGCCTGCTGTGCCCACAATCCAGTGACGATTGTCAGTTCGCGTCCTCCGATCTGGAGAGACCATTTTTTTTCTTCTTGCATATGATATACCCCTTTGAAGACAAGAGTAGAGAGAGGATTCAAAGCACAAAAGTCAGAAAGTAAAATATTTTCACTCTCTGATCTTTGAGATTTGAACTCTTTCAGCCATTTCTTGGCTATAAATAAGGTTATTAATGAATACATTTGCCCTTGTACTCTACCGAAAAAATCACCTTTTGTCAATAAATTTTGAAAGATATTCTTGATTTTAAATATATTTTTTCACAAGAATTTTTCTGGGAGAGTTAGAATTTTTTTGAGCATGGTGCCGTCGCATCGACGGATCAAAAAAAGTCTATAAGGGAAGTTCACCGCTGGGTGAACAAACGACTCCCAGGAAGATTGCTTGTGATAAAATATATATATACAAAAAAACTCCAAGAAAAAAAGTTCCACATACAGTGGAACTTTTTCACTTTTGATAAAAGATTATATCAAAAATCGTTTTTTATTCTCAGAAAGATTGATGAAGTCATCTACTTGTTCAATAAGCTTTTGACTCGCAGATTCTGCAAAAGCAATCACTTCTACACGACAACCGCTAATACTCTGGATATATTCTACAAGCGAGACATAATCTCCATCGCCAGAAACAATGACAACAACATCGAGTTTTGCCGCCATTTTAATGGCATCAACAGCAATTCCAACATCCCAATCCCCTTTTTTCGATCCATCAGGGAAAATCTGGAGGTCTTTGGTCTTCACTTCAAATCCGCTTTTTTCGAGTGCTTCGAAGAATTTTTCTTCTGTCGCTTCAACGGTTTTGATGCCATAAGCAATGGCTCGAATAAGCTTACGCTCACTCGTCGCTGCGAGAAGCACATTCTTGAAATTTACTTTCTTGTTATAGAGAACGCGAGCGCTATAATACAGGTTTTGTATATCAACAAGCACGCCAACCCTCTGTTCTGCAAACTTTGCCATAATAATATTACTAATGAGTCTCTCTAAAAACAAAAGAGCTTACTTAAGCTCCAGAGTTTTGATGACTTCTTTATAAGATTTTTCATTGGTCTTTTCGAGATAGCTCATCAGTTTCTTTCGTTTGGAAACCATCTTGAGCAATCCACGACGGGAATGGAAATCTTTCTTGTTTTTCTTCAAATGCGTCGTCAATTTCTTGATTTGCTCAGTAAAAAGAGCGATTTGATATTCTGGCGATCCAGTATCTTTATCGTGTCGCTTTACTGCTCCCGTTACCTTTTCCTTCTGCTTGTGCGTCAGTGCCATGGCTTTGTTCAGCTCTATACTCGTGAAAGATACTTTCTCTCACCAACATATGCTATATAAAATATATTACTTTCACACAATACCATACACTTCTCTGTTTAGCAAATTATTTGACTTTTGAAAGAGGAAATGTTTTACCAAATCGTCCCTAATCCGAGGACATTTACAAAAAGGAATAAAAGATGACAAACGAAGACGCAGGGGTAG
This DNA window, taken from Candidatus Moraniibacteriota bacterium, encodes the following:
- a CDS encoding YraN family protein — its product is MGTFFVQSESGSLGESLGCRYLKDKGYTILETNYCNTSGRRLGEIDIVAKKGKELVFVEVKTRLGREGGALVPESSITRAKLHKLERIVAYYLREKKCQSMPYHFDALAILYDETSKKAFIRHLEHIFL
- the rpsO gene encoding 30S ribosomal protein S15 codes for the protein MALTHKQKEKVTGAVKRHDKDTGSPEYQIALFTEQIKKLTTHLKKNKKDFHSRRGLLKMVSKRKKLMSYLEKTNEKSYKEVIKTLELK
- a CDS encoding NYN domain-containing protein; protein product: MAKFAEQRVGVLVDIQNLYYSARVLYNKKVNFKNVLLAATSERKLIRAIAYGIKTVEATEEKFFEALEKSGFEVKTKDLQIFPDGSKKGDWDVGIAVDAIKMAAKLDVVVIVSGDGDYVSLVEYIQSISGCRVEVIAFAESASQKLIEQVDDFINLSENKKRFLI
- the pnp gene encoding polyribonucleotide nucleotidyltransferase — encoded protein: MQEEKKWSLQIGGRELTIVTGLWAQQAGGAVTVSYGDTVMMATATMSKGASRITGYFPLMVDFEERYYAAGKIKGSRFIKREGRPSDDSVLSGRAVDRTIRPLFDSRMRNEVQVVLTTLSYDGENNYDTVAMIAASVALSLSNIPWNGPIAAVRVGLTSDGSFILNPTVEEVKSSALDLLLSGTHEKINMIEAGGNEILEDKMIEAFEFGFIAIQKITEFIDAVRIEAGKIKSEPALIRGSEEFETAVKEAFLKEGWGEALYLLPKQAMEEKMSAISAKVALWAKETYPEQSSMDELLSLISDEVADEIVHENVLKEEKRPDGRKLTEIRPIWCKVGVLPRTHGTGLFTRGETQALTVTTLGAPGDEMVVDTMRTDEKKRYIHFYNFPPYSVGEVRPMRGPGRREIGHGALAEKALVPVLPSREEFPYTIILVSEVLASNGSSSMASTCGSTLSLMDAGVPIRKPVSGIAMGVITGKDGAYKILTDIQGLEDHYGDMDFKVAGTKDGITAMQMDVKIDGLTPAVLRVAVAQAKIARLEILEKMLAVIPAPREVMSPYAPRIITLHINPEKIRDVIGPGGKMINQIIDETGVSIDIEDDGSVFITSADEISAAKAVEWVNNITREVKAGELFQARITRIMNFGAFAEVLPNQEGLIHISELSDKRVENVEDVVHVGDIIPVLVKEIDNQGRINLSHKATLHQSAEEK